CCTGAGGGAGGAACAAGAGCAaaacttagaaaagaaaagaaaaaggcctaAAAATTCTGGATCTcttatcaagaaaaattattgaaaactTAACTTTGAATattggtgttttattttttaatgaactgATGTCCCCAGACTTGACACCTGGGATATTTTAAACTCCAGAAAGTCTCCTGTCTTTGGCAgtccattttgtatttctaaCATTCATCAAGGGTTCTTAACTTCAGGTCagtagatttgtttttaaaaggccTATGTTAATATAGAGTTTTCTTAGGGACCCgattttaaatctggtctcagacacttaacacttcctagctgtgtgatcctgggcaagtcacttaacctgggcctcaggaggggaaaaaaaagatactaataTAGAGTTTTCCTTTCAGcatttttctgttaaaaatatttttaaaatactgtgctttattttttacatataaaaatataatttcaggaAGGAGTTCAAAAGCTTTACTAAATCGCCAAAAGGCTTCTGAAcacaaaaattaagaatttctGATTTACATAAACCCAACAAACATTCCTGTGATATAATCCTCTTTGCCATGATTTTGCTTGGCAAGCTTGTAAACCTTACCCTGATGTAGTgaattcttcctcctttccatccTCATATCTTAGTCCTAGCTTTTCTTCAAGGTCCAGCCCAAATCACTGTGCATCCCTGCTCTCTGCTTAATTTCAGGCTCttttatacagttattttccCTAAGTCATGTTGGTAGTTAGCAGAGGCAGAGATACAATTCATGTGTAAATTCAGAACTTTTCTCACTTCTGGGCTTAGGAAAACCCAACTCACCTTAACAGAGACAGAATTTGTCTTTAGAGATAAGGAGTTTCCTTGTgtaataaatatctgagagtACATATATCTTTGTTCTTTAGGATGTGTAGACATGTTCAAGTGTCCCTACATGTGCCTGTGTGCTTCTGCATGCATAAAGTATCATTCTATTTTACTTGCACCTCTGCTTACATGGTTACATAACTTCCACCATGCTAAATTTACCTTAGCAGCCATCTAATTTGAAGATTCTCCAGGTACCCCTGTCCCCAAGACTTTTGACGGGGTCCATGAgttcaaaactatttttgtacTAATACTAAAACGGTGTCATTGTGCAGAAGTAGATGGTTATCCCCATAAATGAAGCTTTGGGACAGtcagtaatttttaagaatgtaaggagatcttgtgatgaaaaagcTTGAGAACCAACTTATCTAGTTCAGTgtctatttcacagatgagctCAATATGTAAACAGTatgatataactgaaaaaaaagctGCAATCTTGGGCTCTATTGACAGCAAGTGGTTCCAGAAATTAAGAGGTAGTAGTTCCATGGACCCAGCCCAAGCCAGATCATAGCTAGAACATTTTATTCAGTCCTATGCTTTGCATTTTAGATTGAACATTGATAAGCTGGAAAGGGCAAAGGCAACTAGGAAGGCAAAGGATCTTGATTTTGCACCATCACAAGATGACTTTTCTTACTATCACAAGAGACAGGGGTTCAGTTTGGTCCTAGAGACCAGAACTAAGAAAAATGGATAGATGTTGCAGAGAAGCTTGGAATAGGATGCTTCAGGAGGAATTATCCTCCCCACCTGAGGCCTAATAGAGGGTCTTATTTGTCAATTATGTTGCAGAAGGACCGGATTtgatggtctctgagatcccttgCAATTTTGCCATATAAATGTTGGATGTCActatcattaccatcatcattacCATTCCATCTGTTtgccatgcctggaattctcctTTTCTATCTCCTATCTTCactagtttccttcaagtctcagctaaaaatctcaccttcttgggaaaagaagcctttcccaattccccATATGTTCTATTGCCTAACCTCTATTATCACAATTTTATCTTGTACTTTTTTGTCTATTGGTTCTCAAATATTAGACTGTGAGAGTGAGTAGGGACTAAGTTTGGGggacttttttttgcttttttgtcatTATATCTACAATATAATTTCAGGcacacaataagcacttaatgcCCGTTCAGTTGTCTTTgttatatgtatgtctatgtgtcATATCTTATTTCCTTTGTTCCTCTATCAAGGTAGGGGCTGTATTCTATTCATGTTTATAGTCCCTAAAGCCTTTGTCATTGTCTTAGACATATTAGGTGTTCAATGAATATCTGTTGAATGAACATATTGAAACATATTGATTCAATGACCCATTGTTCCTAATTCTGCTTGTAAATTAATGTTGGGGGAGATATAACCCACTTTACAATTTTTATGTCATCTGCTATCCATCGTGTAGTAGGACATCCCATGCTTGTCACAGATTTTCTCCTATATGTTAAATATCATATACAGGAAATTAAGAAAAAGCTGAAGTCTACCCCCTTTTGCTGATGAGGACCTATCTAAAgtgcttttatttcattattaaagtTATCCATAAAAGCTGGTCCCATCTTGAATGCCCTGCTGATCTCCAGTGAGTCAACATATTACCTTGACATACTTTTAATAAAtaccttttaattctctttttcctgAGTTTTATGTCATTAATCAAGATGAAGACCTGAataaagaattttccttttaacaaaCATGTATATAATGAAGATATCAAACATCAAAACACTATCAGATCAATTCTATAGACATACAATTCCAGGTTATTCTCTTTCTTGACATTTAAATGTCCTCTATACAATATTTACATTAAATATATTCCTGAGAGTGACTAGCTGTAAGATCCCTTCATCCACATTCTATTCTCTCATGGTGAAAGGAgaatgattggggggggggggagataaagGTGAAAGTAGAAGGTACTATGTTGGGAACTGGTGAGTTTCCTCTCACTAGAGATCTTCTAAGCAAAGGCTAAAAGACCACTTGTTCAGCTTGTGGCAGTAGGAGCTTTTGGAATATAGGTTAGTCTACATGTCTTTTAAGAacctttccaattctgagattctgtgaggAATCCAAGGATATCTAGGTTCAATAAGTCGCCTGGTCATAGACCTTAGGAGTCCTTAAGAAGCATTCTCCTAATGCCCTCCTCCCCATAAGAAGGCATCAGAAAGGCACTGGCAGCCCTGTACAGTTTGTGGTTTGGGGGTAGGAAGATGGGTAAAGAATGTAGGGAAAAGCAACAGGGCCTAGGTCATGTGAAGGGATGATGGAGACGTCTGTAGATGGAGCTCAGCTTCTCTCTGAGCACAGAGAAGGCAGGTCTCTCCTCAGCATTGCTTTTCCAGCACTCCAACATGAGTATATAGACTTCAGGGGAACAAATGAGTGGGCGAGGAAGCCTATAACCTCGGGAAATCTGCTGAATGGTCTCTTGATTGGTCATTCCTGGAAGAAGCAACATACATCAGGTTAAGAAAGATAGATCCAGGGTGTCCATCCACTTCAAGAGTTTCCCTTAGGAGGAAGACACTGCTCCCAAGAAGACTTTCCTAATTAACCATATTCATTACCCATTGTTCCAAAGCACAGTCTGTCAAAAATGCAATTTTACTTCATCAATTAGTGACTTTGTCTCCAAGATATTGAACTTTGTTGATTGAATGGCTTTCTAAATTGATTCTTTGGGTTTATAGATATTATGTTTAATCCATCATCTAATTTCATTTTCCTGTGCTTGTTTCTTTTCTATCCTCACCAAACTGGAGCTACTGTAGGCGGAAAccattattttttaatcagttaAGAGACTCATCAAGAATAAAAGTCTTCATTGATTGTTTAGACTAGACACTGAGTCAAGGCTATTTCCCTTGCCTCAAATTAGGAAGGCCCAGGAGTATGGAGCCATTAGTGTTCCTGGTGGTCTCCCTTGTCAATAGTACTATAGATCTAGAGCTTGAAGGAACTTCagatatcatctagtccaactcctttattttatagataagaaaatggaaactaggACATTAAAGAATTCCCTCAAAATTAGAAAGGGTAAGAAGTGGAATTTCCAGAGAggaggtgggaagggagggagaaaaatgtagaTTACAGAGTTTTACAAGGATAgatactgaaaattatctttgcttgtattttgaaaaataaaaagctacttttttaaaaatgggatttcTATTTCATGGGcatatatcttttcttcctcatcaggCTGAAAAACGTATAGGATCTTAAGTACCAAAGTTCCTGTATTTCCATTCAACTGGCACTCCTGAAGACGGGACCCTTTTTCCATCAGATTGAAGgtgtccaaagaagaaattcTTGACTGCTAAGAGCAAAGAGTTTGAGGCAACTCCATGTCTTATACTAAGGACTCCCAAGAGAGAGTAGCCATAGTTTCCCCCTTCCTTGGAATCTTCTATAAAAATCTAACATAGACCTAAAGGATTCACATGGGAGCCTTGAAAAATTTATCCAAAGTCAGGCAGGTATGAGCTCTGTGGTAATACTAGAGTTTACAGGAAAAGCTAAAGAGAGAGTCAACTTGGGGACCATACCTTCATAGGGACACTGTCCATATGTGAAAACTTCATAAAGCAGGATCCCATAGGACCAAACATCTGATTTCTGTGAGTAGATCCTATAATTGGCTGCTTCTGGCGCTGTCCACTTTACAGGTATTTTGGTGCTGCTTTTTGTGGAATAAATATCATCCTAAAAAGCAACTGAAAAATGAGTCATTCTGGGGGTAAGAGAAACCAAAATACATTCCCCCAGGTCCAATGAACCTAGGAACCTTGAAAGGGGAGGAACAACAAGCATTTCACCCCTTCCACACGGTTCTGGGATGTAAGGGCTCCCAATCTATTTAAACAACTGTCAATTATTCATGCTAATGGAACCAAAACAAAAGCATAGGTAAGCCAATAACATGAATAAACTAAAATCAGTTTTGCCATATTTGGTTTAAAAATGTACAATCTTTTATCATATTGACTTCTTattgatatttcattttattgtcacTAGAGGTCATTTCTATTCCCTAATAACAAGCTTGAATGGGCATTGGGAGGGAGGCAAGTAGAATCTGCCATAAGTTTAATAAGAACTCAGAGTTTCTGGAAGCCAGACCAGGAAAGAACCTTATGGTTTATCTAATCTAACCctatcattttacaaaaaagggaaaatgggtCTCCCAAAATGTAATATCTTGCTCAGGGACCCATAAAATCCAGACACCTACTTTTAATACTAGCTCTGTTCCTCACTACTTGTGAGATCTTAGGTGAAACCAATGTTCTATGAATCTTACTTTtcacctctgtaaaatgggaagagtaAAATAGGTCACCTAAAAATTATACACCCTAGGGGACAAGCTTAGGGGTCTAACCTATATCATCTGAATCTCACCTTAAGGATATTTCCCACTATTTCAGAACCATATTATGGTCCTATACATATTTCATGTGTAAACCACATATGATAAAGAACTATTGCCATAGAAGACAGGATTTAAAGGGATAAAGATGGGAATAACTTGATCAAGAATAGATTGCTGGCAagagacaaaaggagaaaaacagaggCATTGTCCTGACCTTTAGCAGCCTGGCTAGGCCAAAGTCTGCGATCTTGCAGGTGAGGTCTTCTCCCACCAGGATGTTTCGAGCAGCTAGATCCCGGTGTACAATATGCCTTTCCTCCAGGTAGGTCATACCCTCAGCTACCTGGCAGGCGATGCTCATGAGGTGGATGATGCTGAGGGCCTTCCCTTCTGGACCTAAAAGaccagaaaagaaatataaagtcaTGACCCTGAGCCAGTGAGAGTGATGGCAGTTCCCTAGGGCTGAAAATCCATAGGTACTGTGATACTTGTCAAGTGTCCACAGAGACAACCAGGTTAAATGCGGGAGGGTCTAATGCAGTATCTATGGGAATATGTGCCACCATAGATTGATGGCAAGGTCAGCCCCAGAATAGATTATTTTTCATGCAAAGCCTCGAGGGAATAAGTGAACACTGGACATTTCTAGTGCTTGATATGGGGTCTTCTTCATAGAAGCACCATGAAAGGGAGTGTTTTTAGAAAGTTGCTGCTATACATTCTTATGAGTGAGATCTAAAAATCAAAATGGAGGagagaggataaaagagaagaggaagaaaatgtgatagaagagatggaagagagtgtaatgaagagagaaagagaaagaaagaggaagagagacagcaaAGAAAGGACAGAGAGATAAGCATATGGGAAGAGGTACAAGGAAATGATATTGGaaatgagatggaaaaaagaACATGAAGAGAGAGGacatggaggaagggagaatctGGGGAGCATGAGGGAAGGCTGTAGAAGATGGGGAGATGGaggtgagaaggaaagaagaatagaagGGATAATGATTTGGGATGACATgggggaaatggagaagaggCTGATGaggaagagatagagggaaaagaTTTGAAGATAAGGGATGAAGATGAGAGGagaatagaaatgagaaaaggatagAGGGGGTAGGAATGGAGAAGATGATGGGAGTATAGAAGTTCCAGAGGGATGAAACAGAGAATTGGAGGGGAAAAGGCAAGAAGAGAAAGATAtactaggttatactgtaacacatataaaatgtatgggattgcctgtcatctaggggagggagtagagggagagaggggaaaatctggaaaaatgaatacaagggataatgttataaaaaaaattactcattcatatatactgtcaaaaaatgtataattataaaattaattttaaaaaaaaagaagagaaagatataaTGAGGGTTGGACAGGAGACAGTAGGGAAAGAGGTGGAAAAAAGGACAATGAGGAGAGATGTATATGGAAtggaaaatataagaaagggTATTAGATTTGGTCATGGGGAGAATAGAGGAAAGGGAGAATGTTTAGAGGAAGGTATGGCGGGAAGGGGAAGATTTGGGGAAAGTTGTGAGACAAAAACAAAGGAATGTGATGTCCTTGGTCCTTGTGTTCTAAAATCTTTCCCTAGTGAGGTTGTAGCCAGATCCCTTAAGGAGCACAGCTCTATCAATGAGATGATTtccaaaatctattctttgcCCTTTGGCCTTTCAGGAAGTCTGATTCATCCAGGTAAAGAAAGGAAACTGGGTTTTCTAGGTCAGGATTTTTCACAGGTGACTTAGGATCTATGACATTCCCCAGAGACTGCTTACTCACACCCAGGCACTTCCCTTCCATTCAGGTCCCTAGTCCCAGGATAAGGTTGGGAAACTAGGAAACTCAAATACCCTCAGGTCTCAGGGAAAAGTCACAAATTGTGGGAACTAAAGAACTCACAGACAGGAATATCCTCCCAACCAGAACCATCCCAGTAGTAATATTGGTGCACCTAAGTCAAAAGCTAGTCCAACCTTGGTGAGAATAAAACTTCTCAAAGggatattattttccttcttaaaatgtgtAATTATTATCTATGtaatcagaaaagactttttaTCTTCAAAGAGCTCAGTACATGTTTCTTAATTAAGCCCCATAGCTTCTCTGGAAAGTAAATCTGTATCATTAATCCCATTATGCTGGTGGGGAAACAGAGGCTGAGAGGTTATTACTGTTATCatgatcatcattattatcattagctAATGCTTTGTAAATATGGATGGGGCCCTAACAGTAGAACTAATGGGCATCTGAGCCCAGCTTCCTAGTGGTATCAGGGTCAAGGTTAAGGCTGAGTCAGGAAATAGGCTTCCTCCTGTATGGTTGTGAATGCACCAGAGTATTTGTCTAGGCTAATTGGGGCCCTGGTCTCAACACCAAAGCCCCAAGGGGACTAAGAACTATCTGCCTATCCCCTTAGCAGCACTTTAGACTTATCTTGGAGAGCTCATGAGACAAGGCCCATGAACCTCACATATAGTCCACCACAGCATTTGTCTCTGGACCAGGCAGAACACCATACTCTAACCTAGATTGTCTTCTGAGTATTAGGCTTGTCTCATGAGCTCTCCAAGGTAGGAACTATACCACCTCATTCTCTTGTCTATCCCATAAGCCAAGAGGAGGTTCTCACTACCACATAGCAGTTGTTGAATACCCATTCATTATTTGCTAAATCATTAAAAGGGGACTGAGGTATCTGCTGAAAGCAGAGCAGCTATAGGGAGatgagacagagaggaaaatatAGCAAGGGGAGCTGAATAGATCATAAAAGGGAGGGTCTGTGGGTGGGTTCCTCCTCCACAATGGACAGCAGGCTCTTGAGATCTGTGGCTGGCAGAGGAAGTAGGGGGGAGAGTACTCACTGTTGAGAAAGCTCTGGAGGTTCCCTTTTCTCATGAGCTCAGTCACAATGTATACAGGCTCCCCAATGGAGCAGACTGCATGCAATCTGATCAGCTTCTCATGCTTTAGATTCTTTAGATTCTGAATCTCCTTGGTGAAGTCATCAAGCTTCATGTCAGCtgcaagaaagaaagcaaacttGGCCCATGAAGGCCTGGGGAAAACATGAAAGAGTGGGCAACCTCCATCGTCCCATGATCGCCTCAATCACAACCCTGCTGGCCTCTCAGGGAAAGTGGAAACCTGAACAAAGAAGGAACAGTAGACACTCAGACCTTGTCCAGCAGGGTATTGGGGGTAGACAATGGTATAAAAAAGTGAGGAGACTTGCATTTCCATGCATTCAGTTTTCTGTTACTTTTGACTGGTTAGTTTTGCATACCTATTAatcaaattttcaaatgacaCAAATCTGGCAGAATTAGCATATTTAACAACAGTCAAGCTACACAAGCCAGAACAAGGGACCAAATCTAATGGGATGAAGTTGAATAAGTATAAATACAAAGCCCTACACCTGAATTCAAAAAGTTAATTAcataaggaagagaggaggacTAACTAAAAAAGATTCTatgggggcagctaaatggtgcagtggatagggcaccaaccttgaagtcaggaagacctgagttcaaatctggtctctgacacataacacttcctggctgtgtgaccctgggcaggtcacttaaccccaatttcatCAGGTAAAAAAAGATTCTATGGGAAAAGATTGCAAGTTCATTATGTGTCCACCCAAAAAGCTCAAGAAATCTTATAGTGTATTAGTGAAGGCAGAGGGTCAACAAGGGCAATGATGGCTTTCCAGTCAAATTTTCCCTGATCAAATAGCATGCAGTAGTGTTCTGTTCTATGTGTCACATTGTAGAAAGAACATTAACAAGCTAAAACATATTCAGAAGGGAGGCAAGGAAAGTAAAAGACCTAGAGACCTTGTCATTTCTGAATCTACTGAATCTACTGAAGAAAGGAAATCTTGGGAGAACATGATAGtcatcttctaaaaaaaaaaaaaaatcacagaggaAGACAGTCTTTTTGGGTAGAAGCTGCTATAGAGACAGATTTAATCAGTGAAGGGAAAGAcatcctaataattagagctgtcaaaaaataaaataaagtagtgAGTTCATCAACACTGTAGGTCTTCCACCAAAGGCTATATGACCACTTATTCAGGAAAATGTAGAGTGAGGACCTGTTCAGGACTGGATTGTATGACCTCTAAGGTGCCTTCCAACTCTGGAAAGCTTAGGATTTGAGGAAATCCCAGCTAATAGATCCCATTCCTCTATGGGAGAGTTTATTCTGTTCTTCCTCTGGCCACACTCTCCAACCCCATACCAATCCTGGCCTTATCTTGGCCACTGAAAGACTGTTTTCCTTACTTATCAGCATGGAGCAAAATGGGAGAGAGTAAAGTGAATCACAGAACTTGGCTCATCCCTCCCTAAACATACCAGACTTTATGATCTTTATGGCCACTGGAATCTTATTCAGCCACAAGCCTTCCCACACCTCTCCAAAATAGCCTTCTCCCAGCTTTCTTCGAAGGGCAAACTCAGACCGGGGCCGTTCCCATTCATCCCTCTCCAGTAGCCGCTGAAGgatgaaaagagacagagacagagatgagcagggaagaagagggaaatggaTTGGCCTGTCTGGAGTTGACATGTAATGTGTCTATTTGTTTTGACAGCAGTGCAGAAAACTGCAATTTCTTATAAGGAAGACATGGACTTCctccacacacatgcacacaaagcTGCTGAACTGGAAAGGAAGACAATGGGATTCAAGACATAATTCAGGGGAAGCTCCTTGGTCCCCTCCCAGGAGGAAACAGTCCTTCAGTTGGAAAATTACCTTGGTGAAATCAATATCCCAACAGGTCTTTCTGGCTATTTCAGAGGAAGGCAGGATGTGCTAGCAGTCACTATCCCTAAAAACCGAAACCAAACCTTCTCTAGATCTCAAGCCTGATCCTGTGATGACCAAGAAGAAGCTAAATTCTCATCTCAGAAAGTTCTTCTCATAGTTGACCTGAAAGCAGGATGTTCTGAGAGTCCCAAATAATTACATGGGGAACTTAAGTAGCACTTTGTGTGTGTCCCTCCATCAACCTTTTACAAACACTAATTACTACCTCATGGGCGGTGGAagtgttattatttctatttaatagTTGATGAGATATGGAAGAATTTTATCATTTCCCTTCTGTATCAGAGCAAGAGGGGTCAATCCTAGATAAACTGTGATTTACTGTCTCCTAGCCCAGAGCTCAAATCCAATAAGTAAAGCAAAGTTCCTACCAACCCCTCACACCCACAATTTCCTCTGTCAGGATATCTAATAGGGCCTAGGGCATCTGGGGCTCATTTCCCAATGGATCCTGATATTGCACATTCTATGACCTAAACCCTAGGACTCCTACTTGGGAAAAGCCAGCAAGTGAAATCCAGAATATTCGGGAGTAGCTCTACCAGCTATAAATGCCTAATGGGAATGGTATGGCCTCATATCCAATTAGTGTAAAATCCCCAAAGGCTGATACCAGGCTCTTTAATCCcggtctctctcccttccctaccACCACATGGCCAGAAGTGAACCCAAGAGTGAGTATAAAGAAATAGCCTCAGTAAAGactttttcattgttgttattcagaTAGCTTCCCAAGGAAGTGAGAAGAAGGTAAGaatgagggaggaggaggaaaggggaaaaaatttgaggaagaaggggaaaggggagagagatggggagaagggaaagaagaagaggaagaaggaaaaaaggaagaggaagaaaagaaacccCACCTCTTGTACACAGGGCTGCAGCAGGGGTGTCTGAATAATCTTCCAGTTGGCTTTGTAGTAAGTGAGGAGCTCCTCCAGGCTGGGGAAAATCTGGCCTTTCTGAATATATAGGCCACCCTCTGGAGCCTTGGCAATTCGGTAATGGCAGACCTTGGCTTGTGTGCGAACTGTGGGAAAAATGACAGGGAAGGgataaagaagaagagagaagatggaaggcggaggaagcaaatgaaaaagagagaaaaggatgaatGGAGAGAAAGGCAGAGGAAAAGAGGTTGGAGAAAGGgacaaggaaggaaaagagaggttaggaaggaaaggaaaggagatggaGGAGAAGGGAACATAAAAACTAAagttagaaatataaaaacaatgagTTTCTTTCCCATTCCCTTGCCATCCAAATCTACAAAAGATAGGACTGTATAAAGGAATTAGATATTGATGGaacttcaaaaataattaaaataggaaCGAACATTCAAATTCAGGGAAGGGGAGAGGTAACTTAACCTAATATCTAGGTAATCTTAAGTATCTCAGAATGGTGATTGCTCAGGTGTGACATGTTACCAAAGGGCTATCACCCTTTTGCCAGGCTGGTAAGGACTAAAAGTTTGGGGACAGATCTTAAAGACAAGATTAGAGTTTAGTTATAGCTCTAATTCTTTTGTGGGTACCACCATTTTTTAAGTCACCAAATTCACAATCCTTAGAATCATTTTgaactcttccttctcttttatcctTTATATCCAAATAAATTGGCAAATGTTAATTCTACTTTCATCACACAACTTTCATTCACGCCCTTCATCTCCATATTCACAGTCACTACCCTAGTTTGTGGAGTCTCACCTCTTTTCTGGACTAATGTAcaagcttcctaattggtctccctgtctCAATCCCTTCTCCATTTCAATTCATTCTCCATGTAATTAACAATTGGATATTCTCTTAGCCATGTTCTCCCCAGCTCAAGATACTCTAGTGGAACTCTCTTGCCTCCTGCTTGGCACTTAAAGACCTCCATAGTCTAGCTCCAGCCTCACTTTTATGGATGATTATTACATTATCCTTTCCCAACATACTACACTGGTTGTTCCCCATCCAGAAAATGTAGTCTCTCTTCATCTCCACTTCCTAGAATCTCTTGCTCCCTTCAAAGCCCAGTTCAAGAATTACCttccagttttatatatatatatatatatatgtgtgtgtgtgtgtgtgtgtgtgtgtgtgcatgtgtatttatatgtatatatatatatatatatatatatatatatatatatatatatatatatatatatatatatatatatatatatatatatatatatatatatatatatatataggtgtgtgtatgtatgtatatgcacacacataattttatatacacatagatgcatatacatggatatattgtaattaatttttttatatatgtcaCCATCTTCACCCtgacaataatataataaaataagctctttgaggtcagggactgattttttggtttgttttatatcCCTAGAAGCTAATAGAATATCTGGCACATAACAAACACAATAACTACTTGTTAAGTTCAGCCTGATAGCTTATTGTAAAGCTAGCCCTATACAAGGCAAATAGGGAATactcaataaatatctgttaaattgaatttaactCTCTCATAGATCAGGGTACCATACTCCACAGGAAAAAAAGGCATCTTATAATGTCTAAAAAGTATTAGTCCCATTCTACATAGGTTAATTAAAGGACCAAAATGGGAAGGATTAGTTTCTAGATACATAGCTAATCAGTGGGTGAGGTTCTAGGGTCCAAGGTTCTTTTCCTGGATTATGCCATGTGAACCTTCTTCCCTTATGACATTTCTAGCATTTTTTCCACACATGGAAACCCTTCACCCCATTCATTCACCCACCAATGACTTGTAAGGCACTTATGATTTCAAAACACTCTGCTACGACCATAGATGGTTATCATCAGAGCCATGCACCAGGTCAAAGAATATGGAGAGAGCTGTGCTGTCCATCTCCCTTTGGGAGACATAGATGAAAATAGCAAATGGATTATATTCCTTCTAATTAAGCTCCTGAGGATAAGTCACCTCCGATCTCTTCAAGTATTAGCATTTGGTCTAAATCACTTTGGGTTTGTCCAAGTGGATCACTGCTTTGCTCTACTGTGCTCTGTGATATAAGAGTTCTTGACTATTCCAAATCCTCCAGAACTCCTTTACCAAAACCTAAGCCTTCAGGAGCTACAAAATCAAGTGGCAAAGTCCTTTCATCTCTAGAGCCTTATAACTTTCAATGTATtttttacacctcagaaatcaacaaAAGCTGCAAACCAAGGTTTAATGTATTGTTGTGTTGATTGCTCAAAACTTGaggaaatgatgaagaaattgcttacaataatacagattaaactga
The DNA window shown above is from Sminthopsis crassicaudata isolate SCR6 chromosome 2, ASM4859323v1, whole genome shotgun sequence and carries:
- the SRMS gene encoding tyrosine-protein kinase Srms; its protein translation is MKQSWYPGGLSAAKMEPFLRKHLTFLSFFWNKLWPTSVPDDCIPRYPGPDPVTMDLDPDPDLEPFSTKSSSPPPSVLFMVLYDFTARCADELSVSRGDKLFVIKEEGDYIFARRLSGRPSTGLVPINYVAKATQDTFSDQPWYFDGISRSEAQQLLLSSSNQHGAFLVRPSESSRGDYSLSVRTQAKVCHYRIAKAPEGGLYIQKGQIFPSLEELLTYYKANWKIIQTPLLQPCVQERLLERDEWERPRSEFALRRKLGEGYFGEVWEGLWLNKIPVAIKIIKSADMKLDDFTKEIQNLKNLKHEKLIRLHAVCSIGEPVYIVTELMRKGNLQSFLNSPEGKALSIIHLMSIACQVAEGMTYLEERHIVHRDLAARNILVGEDLTCKIADFGLARLLKDDIYSTKSSTKIPVKWTAPEAANYRIYSQKSDVWSYGILLYEVFTYGQCPYEGMTNQETIQQISRGYRLPRPLICSPEVYILMLECWKSNAEERPAFSVLREKLSSIYRRLHHPFT